The following coding sequences lie in one Apium graveolens cultivar Ventura chromosome 3, ASM990537v1, whole genome shotgun sequence genomic window:
- the LOC141714130 gene encoding uncharacterized protein LOC141714130: MKPENLILSTLIPGPVYPGNEIDVYMQPLIAELKELWAVGIETYDASFSLQRSDRRRFNGDVEMLSCPDILSGAEVEELLRGYENDFGKPLKRNRGTSDCPWKKKSIFFELPYWSNNMVRHNLDVIHIEKNICDKILGTLLNIGGKTKDHLNARQDLEEMGIRKDLHPVKCDDKDVEIRASTFDMTKKEKEIFYSVLMNAKLPYGSASNISRCVQMKERKISGYKSHDAHFILQFLLQFAVVKTLKPEVAIPLMRLGAFFRGIYGKVIELEDVEKLQKEIIEILCELEMIFPPAFFDIMVHLPIHLCKEIEFGGPVHLRWMFGIERYLCKLKSYVRNQSKPEGCVAEGYLVEECLTFCSRFFDEQSKSGTDTKDSHTYGGYPIGSRRSREGKSIHLDNKTWTNAHRYILFNYENVEIEKLKDEHHTLVKKDDKLKRYKRERMHTTDFQKWLKDVVQKRDEISLELSSLVRGPRHSAKRFTGYNMNGYRFHTKLRDSRCTTQDSGVFLTALTTSFASAKDKNPIVGDVGYYDAIEEIIEVDYWGAVSVKLFRCCWYQKAGDCYGLARVNFSRLCQKEDPFVLATQVQQVFYIEDPTEKNLQFVLQTYPKDQYSEVEDGLTTAEEVSDIGYIPRVDIPDTFTWSRDDVPKKQFPVTPNEDLDDIDI; the protein is encoded by the exons TTTCTCCCTCCAGAGGTCCGATAGGCGCAGATTTAACGGAGATGTGGAAATGCTATCATGTCCTGATATATTAAGCGGAGCAGAGGTTGAAGAACTATTGCGTGGTTACGAAAATGATTTTGGGAAGCCGCTGAAAAGAAATAGAGGAACATCAGATTGCCCTTGGAAGAAGAAGTCCATTTTTTTCGAGCTACCATATTGGAGCAATAATATGGTTAGGCATAACTTAGATGTTATTCACATTGAGAAGAACATTTGTGACAAGATTTTGGGGACTTTGTTAAATATCGGAGGCAAGACAAAGGACCATCTTAATGCTCGTCAAGATTTGGAAGAAATGGGGATTAGAAAAGACCTTCACCCTGTCAAATGTGATGATAAAGATGTTGAAATTAGGGCATCTACTTTTGATATGACCAAAAAAGAGAAAGAGATCTTTTATTCAGTTCTAATGAATGCTAAGCTACCATACGGATCTGCATCAAATATCAGCCGGTGTGTTCAAATGAAGGAGCGAAAGATATCGGGTTACAAAAGTCATGACGCGCATTTTATTCTGCAATTTCTATTACAATTTGCTGTCGTAAAAACTCTGAAGCCTGAGGTAGCAATTCCATTAATGAGGCTGGGAGCATTCTTTAGAGGCATATATGGAAAAGTCATTGAATTAGAAGATGTTGAAAAATTGCAGAAGGAAATAATCGAGATACTTTGTGAGCTTGAAATGATTTTTCCACCTGCATTTTTCGATATAATGGTTCACTTACCAATTCATTTATGCAAGGAAATAGAATTTGGTGGACCGGTGCACTTAAGGTGGATGTTTGGAATTGAACGGTATTTGTGCAAATTGAAGTCATACGTTCGGAATCAGAGTAAACCTGAAGGGTGCGTAGCAGAGGGCTACTTGGTAGAAGAATGCCTTACATTTTGCTCTAGATTTTTTGATGAGCAGTCTAAGAGTGGGACCGATACCAAGGACAGTCATACATATGGTGGATATCCTATCGGGTCTCGGAGAAGCAGAGAAGGAAAGTCTATACATCTGGACAACAAGACATGGACAAATGCTCATCGGTACATATTATTCAACTATGAAAACGTGGAAATCGAAAAGCTAAAAGA TGAACACCATACCCTTGTTAAAAAAGATGACAAATTAAAGAGGTATAAGCGCGAAAGAATGCATACAACTGACTTTCAAAAGTGGTTGAAAGATGTGGTTCAAAAAAGAGATGAAATTTCACTGGAATTGTCCTCGTTGGTAAGGGGCCCTCGTCATTCGGCAAAGAGATTTACAGGTTACAATATGAATGGATATAGATTTCATACCAAGCTCAGAGATAGTAGGTGTACAACGCAAGACTCTGGTGTGTTCCTCACTGCCTTAACCACCAGTTTTGCGAGTGCAAAAGATAAGAACCCAATAGTTGGGGATGTGGGATACTACGATGCAATTGAGGAGATTATTGAAGTGGACTACTGGGGTGCGGTGTCAGTAAAGCTTTTTAGGTGTTGTTGGTACCAAAAAGCTGGGGATTGCTATGGGTTAGCAAGAGTGAACTTTAGTAGGTTATGTCAAAAGGAAGATCCCTTTGTCCTCGCTACACAAGTACAACAGGTCTTCTATATTGAAGATCCTACTGAAAAGAATTTGCAATTTGTTCTTCAGACTTATCCAAAGGATCAATACTCTGAAGTAGAAGATGGGTTGACTACAGCAGAAGAAGTGTCTGACATAGGTTATATCCCGCGAGTTGACATACCTGATACATTCACTTGGTCCAGAGATGATGTCCCGAAAAAACAATTCCCTGTTACACCTAATGAAGACCTGGATGATATTGATATATGA